A single window of Vibrio sp. HB236076 DNA harbors:
- the menB gene encoding 1,4-dihydroxy-2-naphthoyl-CoA synthase: MSQTVGMSEQSLYAPIKWQPSAIAYQDILYHTSEEGIAKITIARPSVHNAFRPQTVKEMIAALSVARYDPNIGVIIFTGLGDKAFCSGGDQKVRGDYGGYRDEQGTHHLNVLDLQRDIRTCPKPVIASVAGWAVGGGHVLHMMCDLTIAADNAQFGQTGPKVGSFDGGWGASYMARIVGQKKAREIWFLCRFYDAHEALQMGLVNTVVPLANLERETVRWCREIRQHSPMALRCLKAALNADCDGQAGLQELAGNATMLFYMTEEGQEGRNAFNEKRPPNFDRYPRNP; this comes from the coding sequence ATGAGTCAAACGGTAGGTATGAGCGAACAAAGCCTTTACGCCCCGATTAAGTGGCAGCCATCGGCAATAGCGTATCAAGATATTTTGTATCACACTTCTGAAGAGGGCATCGCCAAAATTACCATCGCACGCCCGTCAGTCCACAATGCATTTCGGCCACAGACGGTAAAAGAAATGATCGCCGCTTTATCGGTGGCCCGCTACGACCCCAATATTGGTGTAATTATTTTTACCGGCCTTGGCGATAAGGCATTTTGTTCTGGGGGCGATCAAAAAGTGCGTGGCGATTATGGCGGTTATCGCGATGAACAAGGGACACATCATTTAAATGTTTTGGATTTACAGCGTGATATTCGCACTTGTCCAAAGCCGGTTATCGCATCGGTCGCCGGTTGGGCGGTAGGCGGTGGCCATGTGCTTCACATGATGTGCGATTTAACCATTGCCGCAGACAATGCCCAATTTGGTCAAACTGGTCCGAAAGTGGGCTCTTTTGACGGCGGTTGGGGCGCTTCTTACATGGCGCGTATTGTCGGCCAGAAAAAAGCGCGTGAGATTTGGTTTTTGTGTCGTTTCTATGATGCGCATGAAGCTTTGCAAATGGGGTTGGTCAATACGGTGGTTCCCTTGGCGAATTTAGAGCGAGAAACCGTGCGCTGGTGCCGAGAAATACGCCAGCACAGCCCGATGGCTCTGCGCTGTTTGAAGGCGGCGCTCAACGCCGATTGCGATGGTCAAGCTGGGCTACAAGAGTTGGCGGGCAATGCCACTATGCTGTTTTATATGACAGAAGAAGGTCAAGAAGGACGCAATGCGTTCAACGAAAAGCGCCCACCGAATTTTGATCGCTATCCACGCAATCCCTAA